The Molothrus ater isolate BHLD 08-10-18 breed brown headed cowbird chromosome 38, BPBGC_Mater_1.1, whole genome shotgun sequence genome has a segment encoding these proteins:
- the LOC118700839 gene encoding basic salivary proline-rich protein 4-like — translation MAELPLPAGLSAGTFPAKLWRLVNSPRVRSVRWDSRAQGLLIDRCLLERELLSSGHAHRGRGHGPAPVPHTFRATQFRSFVRQLYRYGFRKVPGWVGSAAPGDAGAWLHYCNPCFRRDRPDLLLRIKRRSAVNRQRPAAGREGRRRPPCGSQQLPGPRPLPDGRRGRGRFQPLPRERPPLPAGRPPSGFLLLHRERTLPDGRELRSPRPGRLQQPPGERPLLARRPPCSFHLLHRERPLPARREGPSRFQELYGERPPPAEREVLGIPPCHFLGLHGERPLPLGREGPRSRSQELYGEQLPPAEREVLGVQPCSFQQLHREQQPAAYDARASPGTSGPSAPAGSAACAAWTASSSAQNAPGEEEWPPADLGLAVEKMIREIRRSLSERSPSAQDNVGVAPDSSGGEPVNRAAAEEVSSGTESCRNSSQEPQEPDAI, via the exons ATGGCGGAGCTGCCGCTGCCCGCCGGGCTCAGCGCCGGCACCTTCCCCGCCAAGCTCTGGCGCCTGGTGAACAGCCCCCGCGTCCGCTCCGTGCGCTGGGACAGCCGCGCCCAGGGGCTGCTCATCGACCGCTGCCTCCTGGAGCGAGAGCTGCTCAGCTCGGGCCACGCCCACAGGGGGCGTGGCCATGGGCCGGCCCCGGTGCCGCACACCTTCAGGGCCACGCAGTTCCGCAGCTTCGTGCGGCAGCTCTACCGCTACGGCTTCCGCAAGGTGCCGGGCTGGGTCGGCTCGGCTGCGCCGGGCGATGCCGGGGCCTGGCTCCACTACTGCAACCCCTGCTTTCGCCGCGACCGCCCCGACCTCCTGCTCCGCATCAAGCGCCGGAGCGCAGTCAACAGGCAGCGGCCGGCGGCGGGCCGGGAGGGCCGCAGGCGCCCGCCCTgcggctcccagcagctccccggGCCGCGGCCGCTGCCGGACGGGCGGCGCGGGCGCGGTCGCTTCCAGCCGCTGCCCAGGGAgcggccgccgctgccggcCGGGCGCCCGCCCAGCggcttcctcctgctgcacagggagcgGACGCTGCCGGACGGGCGGGAGCTgcgcagcccccggcccggccgcctcCAGCAGCCCCCCGGCGAGCGGCCGCTGCTCGCCCGGCGCCCGCCCTGCAGCTTCcacctgctgcacagggagcgGCCGCTGCCGGCCCGGCGGGAGGGGCCGAGCCGCTTCCAGGAGCTCTACGGGGAGCGGCCGCCGCCCGCCGAGCGGGAGGTGCTCGGCATCCCGCCCTGCCACTTCCTCGGGCTCCACGGGGAGCGGCCGCTGCCGCTCGGGCGGGAGGGGCCCCGCAGCCGCTCGCAGGAGCTCTAcggggagcagctgcctccgGCCGAGCGGGAGGTGCTCggggtgcagccctgcagcttccagcagctccacagggagcagcagcccgCAGCCTACGACGCACGAG ccagcccgggcactTCAGGGCCCAGCGCTCCCGCTGGCAGTGCAGCTTGTGCAGCATGGACGgcctccagctcagcacagaacgcgcctggggaggaggaatggCCACCAGCAGATCTAGGCCTTGCCGTAGAGAAAATGATTCGGGAGATCAGGAGGTCCCTGTCTGAAAGATCTCCCTCTGCTCAG GACAATGTTGGTGTTGCCCCTGATTCTTCAGGAGGGGAGCCTGtgaacagagctgcagcagaggaggttTCATCTGGCACcgagagctgcaggaacagttcccaggagccccaggagcctg ATGCCATCTGA